The following are encoded together in the Bos mutus isolate GX-2022 chromosome 3, NWIPB_WYAK_1.1, whole genome shotgun sequence genome:
- the DEDD gene encoding death effector domain-containing protein — MAGLKRRASQVWPEEHGEQEHGLYSLHRMFDIVGTHLTHRDVRVLSFLFVDVIDDHERGLIRNGRDFLLALERQGRCDESNFRQVLQLLRIITRHDLLPYVTLKRRRAVCPDLVDKYLEETSVRYVTPRALSDPEPRPPHPPKTVPPHYPVVCCPASGPQMCSKRPARGRATLGSQRKRRKSVTPDPKEKQTCDIRLRVRAEYCQHETALQGNVFSNKQDPLERQFERFNQANTILKSRDLGSIICDIKFSELTYLDAFWRDYINGSLLEALKGVFITDSLKQAVGHEAIKLLVNVDEEDYELGRQKLLRNLMLQALP; from the exons ATGGCGGGCCTAAAGCGGAGGGCAAGCCAGGTGTGGCCCGAAGAGCACGGTGAGCAGGAGCACGGGCTGTACAGCCTGCACCGCATGTTTGACATCGTGGGCACCCACCTGACACACAGAGACGTGCgtgttctttccttcctctttgttgACGTCATTGATGACCACGAGCGTGGCCTCATCCGAAATGGACGTGACTTCTTACTGGCGCTGGAGCGCCAGGGCCGCTGTGATGAGAGTAACTTCCGCcaggtgctgcagctgctgcgcATCATCACTCGCCATGACCTGCTGCCCTACGTCACTCTCAAGCGGAGACGGGCTG TGTGCCCTGATCTTGTAGACAAATACCTGGAGGAGACATCAGTTCGCTATGTGACACCCAGAGCCCTCAGCGACCCAGAACCgaggcctccccacccccctaAAACAG TGCCTCCCCACTATCCTGTGGTGTGCTGCCCTGCTTCGGGCCCTCAGATGTGTAGCAAGCGGCCAGCTCGAGGGAGAGCCACACTTGGGAGCCAGCGGAAACGCCGGAAGTCAGTGACACCAGATCCCAAGGAGAAGCAGACATGCG ACATCAGACTGCGGGTTCGGGCTGAATACTGCCAGCATGAGACTGCTCTGCAGGGCAACGTCTTTTCTAACAAGCAGGACCCACTTGAGCGCCAGTTTGAGCGCTTTAACCAGGCCAACACCATCCTCAAGTCCCGGGACCTGGGCTCCATCATCTGTGACATCAAGTTCTCTGAGCTCACCTACCTCGATGCATTCTGGCGCGACTACATCAATGGCTCCTTACTAGAGGCACTTAAAGGTGTCTTTATCACAGACTCCCTCAAGCAGGCTGTGGGCCACGAAGCCATTAAGCTGCTGGTGAATGTGGACGAGGAGGACTATGAGCTGGGCCGACAGAAACTCCTGAGGAACTTGATGCTGCAAGCATTGCCCTGA